Proteins from one Desertifilum tharense IPPAS B-1220 genomic window:
- a CDS encoding PAS domain S-box protein, translating into MNRFPSPENSDRSSIAAQLVFFSQGTAIAVIAIGIATICGWLFDLPLLAAIHPRFATMKANTALCFILSGMALGLEHCAYRYRWRWLQSVERAIAWTIGLIALFTLGQYLTGFNFGIDELLISQPEPFGQLSTPGRMAPNTAVAFLGVGFALVAMKSRRPNYLVVQILAAVAGFIGFAGLMGYVYKSVYFYTTHITGMAFHTAIALLLLSSGILCAHPDRGLARLVRGQGAGSIVIRQLLPLAIFLPPLVSGITHFGYHQQLYTTEVEVAIAATLNVVIFVALVIRNALTLNRIDACRQQVEARLVQLAAIVDSSQDAIISQSIDGTILSWNAAAEQMFGYRAQDTIGKSFCPIVPPELKPDFHAILQRVLQGERVEEYEMQCFHQDGHRIEIAATISPIYAARTPTEGNRVRQIIGVSTIQRDISARKHLELQLQSLSQRLEFLLSTSPAVIFSFQPQFGDRLTYISSNVTQVLGYPPYHFKRNPHFWQERVHSEDLHSVLEIFHQAIESGYGAYEYRFLHADGTYRWLHEAIRLVRDDLGQPLEIVGYLVDIGDRKQTELELFRSRDLREAVFNGSTDALFLVDPISLLTMDCNERAVELFEAENREALIQIEGHRLQKQPFTPEELEQINQDLQTQGFWHLEVEYLTKKGNSFWGSLAAKPIQVGGQTLQLVRVSDISDRKCAELALQQAKEAAEIASNSKSTFLANMSHELRTPLNAILGFAQILNRDPNLTPQVREYLQIIQRSGDHLLSLINDVLDLSKIEAGRTTLETSSFDLHTLLRSLWEMLRERAENRGLYLALTIADEVPQYIEADESKLRQVLINLLGNAIKFTPRGSVTLRVQTSRFQQPTASSPRSVRLRFAVIDTGIGIAAQDLETIFEAFVQASSGKRMSQGTGLGLTISRKFVELMGGQLSVSSQESQGSTFAFEIPVNLASDRVASLSPQTRQPVALAPDQPAYRLLVVDDNAENRFLLVKILQDLGFQVNQASSGSEALALWESWQPDLIWMDIRMPDLDGYEVTQRIRSTLKGQSPIIVALTAQASVSDRSSALASGCNDYLTKPLQDRLVFAKLTEYLGVRYVYAEEDSSIGGVTSQLEMLPLDAASLGAMSAEWLNQLYQASRLCDYEVVLQLLEQIPDSELPLRHALEGLANNFQFKAIANLISDYRKLT; encoded by the coding sequence ATGAATCGCTTTCCCTCGCCAGAGAATTCAGATCGCTCGTCCATCGCCGCACAACTGGTATTTTTTTCTCAAGGAACTGCGATCGCCGTTATCGCCATTGGGATCGCCACGATTTGCGGCTGGTTGTTCGATCTGCCATTGCTTGCAGCTATTCATCCCCGCTTTGCCACCATGAAAGCGAATACTGCACTGTGTTTTATTCTCAGCGGGATGGCGCTTGGGTTGGAGCATTGCGCCTATAGGTATCGTTGGCGGTGGCTGCAATCTGTTGAACGCGCGATCGCTTGGACGATCGGTTTGATTGCGCTCTTCACTTTAGGGCAATACCTGACGGGGTTCAATTTTGGTATTGATGAACTGTTGATTTCTCAACCTGAACCGTTCGGGCAACTTTCCACCCCAGGGCGCATGGCTCCAAATACGGCTGTTGCCTTCCTGGGCGTGGGTTTCGCCCTTGTCGCGATGAAAAGCCGTCGTCCTAATTATCTAGTGGTGCAAATTTTGGCTGCTGTTGCCGGATTCATTGGTTTTGCTGGACTGATGGGTTATGTTTATAAAAGCGTATATTTTTATACGACCCATATTACGGGTATGGCATTTCACACAGCGATCGCCCTTCTTCTACTCAGTAGCGGCATTTTGTGCGCCCATCCCGATCGGGGCTTGGCGAGGTTAGTCCGAGGTCAAGGAGCTGGAAGCATTGTCATTCGTCAGTTATTACCCTTAGCAATTTTCCTGCCGCCCCTAGTTTCGGGTATTACTCACTTCGGCTATCACCAACAGCTTTACACCACAGAAGTAGAAGTTGCGATCGCTGCGACTTTAAATGTAGTTATTTTTGTTGCTTTAGTAATCCGTAATGCCCTAACTCTCAACCGTATTGACGCGTGCCGCCAGCAAGTAGAAGCCAGACTCGTGCAACTGGCAGCGATTGTTGACTCTTCCCAGGATGCCATCATCAGTCAATCGATCGACGGCACAATTTTAAGCTGGAATGCCGCCGCCGAGCAGATGTTTGGCTACCGCGCTCAAGACACAATCGGCAAATCCTTTTGTCCCATTGTACCGCCAGAACTCAAGCCAGACTTTCATGCCATTTTACAAAGAGTGCTTCAAGGGGAGCGCGTCGAAGAGTATGAAATGCAATGCTTCCATCAAGACGGACATCGCATTGAGATTGCAGCCACGATTTCACCCATTTACGCAGCCCGAACTCCAACCGAGGGGAACCGGGTTAGGCAAATTATCGGCGTTTCCACCATTCAACGCGACATCAGCGCCCGCAAGCACTTAGAGTTACAACTTCAATCCCTCAGTCAGCGCCTGGAATTTCTCCTCTCTACAAGTCCGGCGGTCATTTTTAGCTTTCAGCCCCAGTTTGGCGATCGCTTAACTTATATCAGTAGCAATGTTACCCAAGTCCTCGGTTATCCACCCTATCATTTCAAGCGCAATCCTCACTTTTGGCAAGAGCGCGTACATTCAGAAGATTTACACTCAGTTTTAGAGATATTTCACCAAGCCATAGAATCTGGGTATGGTGCCTATGAGTACCGATTTTTACACGCCGATGGCACCTATCGCTGGCTGCACGAGGCGATTCGCTTAGTGCGAGATGATTTGGGACAACCCCTAGAAATTGTTGGCTACCTCGTTGATATTGGCGATCGCAAACAGACAGAATTAGAACTCTTTCGCAGCCGAGATTTGCGAGAAGCCGTGTTTAACGGTTCCACAGATGCCTTATTCCTCGTCGATCCGATATCGCTTCTGACAATGGACTGTAACGAACGCGCCGTTGAATTATTTGAAGCCGAAAATCGGGAAGCCTTAATTCAAATTGAAGGACATCGGTTGCAGAAACAGCCCTTTACCCCAGAAGAGTTAGAACAGATTAACCAAGACTTACAAACTCAGGGATTCTGGCACCTTGAAGTCGAGTATCTTACAAAGAAAGGCAATTCATTCTGGGGAAGCCTCGCCGCCAAACCCATTCAAGTGGGCGGACAAACCCTGCAACTTGTCAGAGTCAGCGATATTAGCGATCGCAAATGTGCGGAACTGGCCTTGCAACAAGCCAAAGAAGCCGCAGAAATTGCCAGCAATTCCAAAAGCACCTTTCTGGCGAATATGAGCCACGAATTAAGAACGCCCCTGAATGCCATTTTAGGCTTTGCTCAAATTCTTAACCGCGATCCCAACCTCACCCCCCAAGTCCGAGAATACCTGCAAATTATTCAGCGCAGTGGCGATCATTTACTCAGCCTCATTAACGATGTCCTCGACTTATCTAAAATTGAAGCCGGACGGACGACCCTCGAAACCAGCAGTTTTGATTTACATACCCTGTTGCGATCGCTCTGGGAAATGTTGAGAGAGCGAGCCGAAAACCGAGGACTCTACCTCGCCTTAACGATCGCCGATGAAGTGCCGCAATATATTGAAGCCGATGAAAGCAAACTCCGGCAAGTGCTGATTAACCTATTGGGAAATGCCATCAAGTTTACCCCTCGCGGTAGCGTTACGCTCCGCGTTCAAACCAGCCGCTTCCAGCAACCGACGGCTTCTTCTCCCCGTAGCGTGCGCTTAAGATTTGCCGTTATTGATACCGGAATTGGCATTGCAGCCCAAGATTTGGAGACGATTTTTGAGGCATTTGTCCAAGCCAGTTCGGGAAAACGAATGTCTCAAGGAACGGGTTTAGGACTGACCATTAGCCGCAAGTTTGTGGAACTGATGGGAGGACAGCTATCGGTTAGCAGCCAAGAGTCCCAAGGGAGTACCTTCGCCTTTGAGATTCCGGTAAACTTAGCGAGCGATCGCGTTGCTTCCCTCTCCCCTCAAACTCGCCAACCCGTAGCGTTAGCCCCCGATCAACCCGCCTATCGGCTATTGGTTGTAGACGATAACGCTGAAAACCGCTTCCTATTGGTCAAGATTCTCCAAGATTTGGGCTTCCAAGTCAATCAAGCCAGTAGCGGATCGGAAGCATTAGCCCTTTGGGAAAGTTGGCAACCCGATTTAATCTGGATGGATATTCGGATGCCAGATCTCGATGGCTACGAGGTAACGCAAAGGATTCGCTCAACTCTCAAAGGTCAATCTCCAATTATTGTGGCGCTAACGGCTCAGGCTTCTGTGAGCGATCGCTCATCGGCCTTAGCGTCGGGTTGCAACGATTATCTCACCAAACCCCTTCAGGATCGTCTCGTCTTTGCCAAGCTGACCGAATATTTGGGGGTGCGCTATGTGTATGCAGAGGAGGACTCCAGTATAGGGGGAGTCACATCGCAACTCGAAATGCTTCCCCTAGATGCCGCCAGTCTAGGCGCAATGTCTGCGGAATGGCTCAATCAACTCTATCAAGCCAGCCGACTATGCGATTATGAGGTAGTTTTGCAGCTTTTAGAACAAATCCCCGACTCAGAGTTACCGTTGCGTCACGCCCTAGAAGGTCTGGCTAACAATTTTCAGTTTAAGGCGATCGCGAATTTGATTAGCGACTATCGGAAGTTGACGTAG
- the bchL gene encoding ferredoxin:protochlorophyllide reductase (ATP-dependent) iron-sulfur ATP-binding protein, with product MKLSVYGKGGIGKSTTSCNISAALAKRGKKVLQIGCDPKHDSTFTLTGFLIPTIIDTLQEKDYHYEDVWPEDVIYKGYAGVDCVEAGGPPAGAGCGGYVVGETVKLLKELNAFDEYDVILFDVLGDVVCGGFAAPLNYSDYCMIVTDNGFDALFAANRIAASVREKARTHPLRLAGLIGNRTSKRDLIDKYIEAVPMPVLEILPLIEDIRVSRVKGKTIFEMAETDPSLLPVCDYYLNIADQILSRPEGVVPQDSPDRDLFSLLSDFYLNPPQTAAKTQEEELDLMMV from the coding sequence GTGAAACTTTCAGTTTATGGAAAAGGCGGCATCGGCAAATCCACAACCAGTTGCAACATCTCCGCAGCCTTAGCCAAACGCGGTAAAAAAGTCCTGCAAATTGGTTGCGACCCCAAACACGACAGCACCTTTACCCTGACAGGCTTTTTAATTCCCACCATCATCGACACCCTTCAGGAAAAGGACTACCACTACGAAGATGTCTGGCCTGAAGATGTCATTTACAAAGGCTATGCTGGCGTTGATTGCGTTGAAGCAGGCGGTCCTCCCGCCGGTGCAGGCTGTGGCGGCTATGTTGTCGGCGAAACCGTCAAACTCCTTAAAGAACTGAATGCCTTCGACGAATACGACGTGATCCTATTCGATGTCCTGGGTGACGTAGTGTGCGGCGGATTTGCGGCCCCCCTCAACTACTCCGACTATTGCATGATTGTCACCGATAATGGCTTTGATGCCCTGTTTGCAGCCAACCGCATTGCAGCATCCGTGCGCGAAAAAGCCCGGACTCACCCCTTGCGCCTCGCTGGGTTAATTGGCAACCGCACCTCCAAACGGGACTTAATCGATAAATACATCGAAGCCGTTCCCATGCCCGTTTTAGAAATTTTACCCCTGATTGAAGATATCCGCGTTTCCCGCGTCAAAGGTAAAACTATCTTTGAAATGGCTGAAACCGATCCTTCTCTGCTGCCGGTTTGCGACTATTACCTCAACATTGCCGATCAAATTCTTTCGCGTCCTGAAGGCGTCGTTCCTCAAGATTCCCCCGATCGCGATTTATTCTCCTTATTATCCGACTTTTACCTCAATCCTCCCCAAACGGCCGCCAAGACTCAAGAAGAAGAACTCGATTTAATGATGGTTTAG
- a CDS encoding DUF5331 domain-containing protein, producing MAFFDNFTAAIRQKWLDYYQTNRPWLILQMEVRSEVTPDGGRRPVSSLLLGVVNALEPKLGNLMVPFFKLNSDEDALVEVLGLNFDPEKELNKQSSVPVSSISTPENETRLLPDSQESNDF from the coding sequence ATGGCTTTCTTTGATAACTTTACGGCGGCAATTCGCCAAAAGTGGCTGGACTACTACCAAACCAATCGTCCCTGGTTGATTTTGCAAATGGAAGTCCGTTCGGAAGTAACGCCCGATGGCGGTCGGCGGCCTGTATCTTCCCTGTTACTGGGGGTGGTGAACGCCCTAGAACCAAAATTAGGGAATCTGATGGTGCCGTTCTTCAAACTCAACTCAGACGAGGACGCGCTAGTAGAAGTTTTGGGGTTAAACTTCGACCCCGAAAAAGAACTCAATAAACAATCCTCTGTTCCTGTCAGTTCTATATCAACGCCCGAAAACGAAACGCGCCTATTACCCGATTCTCAGGAATCGAATGACTTTTAG
- a CDS encoding ferredoxin:protochlorophyllide reductase (ATP-dependent) subunit N: MTVAQEPQSLTFECETGNYHTFCPISCVAWLYQKIEDSFFLVIGTKTCGYFLQNAMGVMIFAEPRYAMAELEEGDISAQLNDYEELKRLCLQIKRDRNPSVIVWIGTCTTEIIKMDLEGLAPKLEAELSIPIVVARANGLDYAFTQGEDTVLAAMAARCPSQAPVAEAKESSDRNAIQKLLNFGKKKEEVVQEESEYRDHPPLVLFGSLPDPVVTQLTLELKKQGIKVSGWLPAKRYTELPVVEEGYYVAGVNPFLSRTATTLMRRRKCKLIGAPFPIGPDGTRAWIEKICSVFNIEPQGLAEREQQIWESLEDYLQIIRGKTVFFMGDNLLEISQARFLIRCGMIVPEIGIPYMDKRYQGAELALLEKTCQEMGTPLPKIIEKPDNYNQLQRIHEMQPDLVITGMAHANPLEARGINTKWSVEFTFAQIHGFTNARDILELVTRPLRRNNSLKDLGWDKLVKEDAKV; the protein is encoded by the coding sequence ATGACTGTTGCACAAGAACCACAATCACTCACCTTTGAATGCGAAACTGGCAACTATCACACCTTTTGCCCGATTAGCTGCGTGGCTTGGCTGTACCAAAAGATTGAAGATAGCTTTTTTTTGGTGATTGGGACAAAAACCTGCGGCTACTTCCTCCAGAATGCGATGGGGGTGATGATTTTTGCCGAACCGCGCTATGCAATGGCGGAGTTGGAAGAGGGGGATATTTCCGCACAACTCAACGATTATGAAGAGTTGAAGCGGCTGTGCTTGCAGATTAAGCGCGATCGCAATCCTAGCGTCATCGTCTGGATCGGCACCTGCACCACCGAGATCATTAAAATGGATTTGGAGGGTCTAGCCCCCAAACTCGAAGCCGAACTCAGTATCCCCATTGTGGTTGCGCGTGCCAACGGTCTAGATTATGCCTTTACCCAAGGGGAAGATACCGTCCTCGCAGCAATGGCGGCCCGGTGTCCCAGTCAGGCCCCGGTTGCAGAAGCAAAAGAAAGTAGCGATCGCAATGCCATTCAAAAGCTGCTGAACTTCGGTAAAAAGAAAGAAGAAGTCGTTCAAGAAGAATCGGAATATCGCGATCATCCCCCGCTGGTGTTATTCGGTTCTTTGCCCGATCCGGTGGTGACGCAACTCACCCTAGAGTTGAAGAAACAAGGGATCAAGGTTTCCGGTTGGCTACCTGCCAAGCGCTACACGGAGTTACCCGTTGTTGAAGAAGGGTACTATGTGGCGGGGGTGAATCCCTTTTTATCGCGAACTGCAACCACGTTAATGCGCCGTCGCAAGTGCAAGTTAATTGGCGCGCCGTTCCCCATTGGCCCGGATGGGACTCGCGCTTGGATTGAAAAGATTTGTTCGGTGTTCAATATTGAACCCCAAGGTTTAGCCGAACGCGAACAACAAATTTGGGAGAGTTTAGAAGACTATCTCCAGATTATTCGCGGCAAGACGGTATTTTTCATGGGCGATAATTTACTGGAAATCTCCCAAGCGCGGTTTTTAATTCGCTGCGGGATGATTGTCCCAGAAATTGGCATTCCCTATATGGATAAGCGCTACCAGGGTGCAGAGTTGGCGCTACTCGAAAAAACCTGTCAAGAAATGGGAACGCCTCTACCAAAAATTATCGAAAAACCCGATAATTACAATCAACTGCAACGCATTCACGAAATGCAGCCCGATTTGGTAATTACCGGAATGGCCCACGCAAACCCCTTAGAGGCGCGGGGAATTAATACCAAGTGGTCGGTTGAGTTCACCTTTGCCCAAATCCACGGTTTCACCAATGCCCGCGATATCCTAGAGTTGGTCACGCGCCCCCTACGCCGCAACAATTCTCTTAAGGATCTGGGTTGGGATAAGTTGGTTAAAGAAGACGCCAAGGTCTAA
- a CDS encoding DUF3368 domain-containing protein, whose protein sequence is MIVVSDTSPLCYLLLINLVELLPQLYGRVIIPQSVCTELLNSDAPVVVKRWMAYPPDWLEIQSVTEEIDRALNDLDLGEREAIALAEQLKADLVLLDDRAARQLALKRNLSIIGVLGILGTAAKRGLISFPDAIAQLQQTTFRASPQLIERLLKEFQGEQ, encoded by the coding sequence ATGATTGTTGTTTCAGATACGTCGCCCTTGTGCTACCTTCTGTTAATCAATCTAGTTGAGCTATTACCGCAACTGTATGGGCGGGTTATTATTCCTCAAAGTGTTTGTACCGAGTTACTCAATTCAGATGCACCAGTAGTAGTCAAACGTTGGATGGCTTACCCACCTGATTGGTTAGAAATCCAATCTGTTACCGAAGAGATTGACAGGGCTTTAAATGACTTGGATCTAGGAGAACGAGAAGCGATCGCCCTAGCAGAACAATTAAAGGCAGATCTCGTTTTATTAGATGATAGGGCTGCAAGACAACTTGCACTCAAACGAAATCTGTCTATTATTGGAGTTCTCGGAATTTTGGGGACTGCCGCCAAACGGGGTTTGATTAGCTTTCCAGACGCGATCGCCCAATTGCAGCAAACAACATTTCGAGCTTCTCCTCAGCTAATTGAGAGACTTCTGAAGGAGTTTCAGGGCGAACAATGA
- a CDS encoding UPF0175 family protein, which translates to MEIQIQIPDGVARDLQAKWGDLERKLLEIMVVEAYREGAMSTGKVRELLGLSTRLDADAFLKAKGVYLNYDEADFEQDMLTMQHLEEEGKLRPV; encoded by the coding sequence ATGGAAATTCAAATTCAAATTCCTGACGGGGTTGCCCGCGATTTACAGGCAAAATGGGGCGATCTAGAGCGAAAACTACTGGAAATTATGGTGGTTGAAGCCTATCGAGAAGGGGCAATGAGTACAGGCAAGGTGCGAGAGTTACTGGGGTTATCAACCCGACTGGATGCCGATGCTTTCCTGAAGGCTAAAGGGGTATATCTTAATTATGACGAAGCCGATTTTGAGCAAGATATGCTGACTATGCAGCACTTAGAGGAAGAGGGCAAGTTGAGACCTGTATGA
- a CDS encoding TIGR04222 domain-containing membrane protein: protein MNLQQMELYQRIQDFALDEPAATYPFSQRLARENQWSAEYTQRAIAEYKKFAFLAVAAGHPVSPPKPIDQVWHLHLIYTRSYWGEFCPKILQKDFHHEPSQGGRQEVDKFADWYDRTLNSYQAFFGETPPADIWTVCLSPQKKRSFAGKFPLGVGLFAIAFTLTACQPNTGIPLLNDALNLPGPKFLLLYIGVAGLAFALAWVWRWLLIHLHSPQPIPNLDPYDIAYLAQGHKRTVETAIAHLVQQGYLKVDVDGRRLEVEQDLPENSHPLEKLIVELTHDRGELWHIQSFSRDATDAIAQRLEKLGLVFNPQQAVAIAFTSAIPIGLTLLFGASKIFIGLARSRPVDYLVMLCFLTLILGIYFLRLPLTRRPSGDTLLDKLRTEYAANPQPDLFAFAINGPVALAVDWSDLYNFFYPRTVTSSSSYSGSSCSSCGGGGGCGGGGGGCGGGCGGCGG from the coding sequence ATGAACCTTCAGCAAATGGAACTCTATCAACGCATTCAAGATTTTGCCCTAGACGAACCAGCAGCGACCTATCCGTTTAGCCAGCGGCTAGCCAGGGAAAATCAGTGGAGTGCAGAGTATACGCAAAGGGCGATCGCAGAATATAAGAAATTCGCCTTTCTCGCGGTTGCAGCCGGACATCCCGTTTCACCCCCCAAACCCATCGACCAAGTTTGGCACCTCCACCTAATTTACACGCGTTCCTACTGGGGGGAATTTTGCCCCAAGATTCTCCAAAAAGACTTTCATCACGAACCCTCCCAAGGTGGACGCCAGGAGGTTGATAAGTTTGCAGACTGGTACGATCGCACCTTAAATAGCTATCAGGCTTTCTTTGGTGAAACTCCCCCGGCGGATATCTGGACTGTATGCCTGTCTCCCCAGAAAAAGCGGAGTTTTGCCGGAAAATTCCCGCTTGGGGTGGGGCTTTTTGCGATCGCCTTTACCCTCACCGCCTGTCAGCCTAACACAGGTATCCCCCTCTTAAATGATGCCCTCAACCTTCCTGGGCCGAAGTTTTTGTTACTTTATATTGGGGTTGCAGGTCTAGCCTTTGCTTTAGCTTGGGTGTGGCGCTGGTTATTGATACATTTACATTCGCCGCAACCCATTCCTAACCTCGATCCCTACGACATCGCTTATCTCGCCCAGGGACATAAACGAACGGTGGAGACGGCGATCGCGCATTTGGTGCAACAAGGATATCTCAAAGTCGATGTTGATGGCAGACGCCTAGAAGTCGAACAAGACTTACCGGAAAATAGCCATCCTTTAGAAAAACTGATTGTAGAACTCACCCACGATCGGGGAGAACTGTGGCATATTCAATCGTTCTCAAGGGATGCAACTGATGCGATCGCCCAACGCCTTGAAAAGCTAGGCTTAGTTTTTAACCCCCAACAGGCAGTTGCGATCGCCTTTACCTCTGCCATTCCCATCGGTCTTACCTTACTCTTTGGCGCGAGTAAAATCTTTATCGGTCTTGCCAGGTCTAGACCCGTCGATTACTTGGTGATGTTATGCTTCCTAACACTCATCCTCGGCATATATTTCTTGCGTCTTCCCCTGACTCGGCGTCCTTCCGGCGATACTTTATTAGATAAACTCAGAACCGAATACGCCGCGAACCCCCAACCAGACCTCTTTGCCTTTGCCATCAACGGTCCTGTAGCCTTAGCCGTTGATTGGTCAGACTTATATAACTTCTTCTACCCTCGCACAGTTACTTCTTCTAGTAGCTATAGCGGCAGCAGTTGCAGCAGTTGCGGAGGCGGAGGCGGCTGTGGAGGAGGCGGCGGCGGTTGCGGAGGCGGTTGTGGTGGCTGCGGCGGTTGA
- the glgA gene encoding glycogen synthase GlgA has protein sequence MYIVQIASECAPVIKAGGLGDVVYGLSRELENRGNTVELILPKYDCMRYDHIWGLHDAYRDLWVPWYDGEVHCSVYCGWVHGRVCFFIEPHSQDNFFNRGCYYGCDDDTLRFAFFSKAALEFLLKSNKRPDVIHCHDWQTGLVPVLLYEIYQYHGMSNQRVCYTIHNFKHQGITGKEILTATGLHRSEYYFQYHVLRDNFNPFALNLMKGAIVYANYVTTVSPHHAWEAHHGTFGYGLGHTLHLHQSKFKGVLNGIDCDFWNPEVDRYTPHHFTAKDLEGKAKNKQALRERLLLREGDKPLLAFIGRLDDQKGVHLVHHAIYHALQRGAQFVLLGSATERSINEHFWHEKQFLNDNPDVHLEIGFNEELSHLIYAGADMIVVPSNFEPCGLTQMIGLKYGTVPIVRGVGGLVNTVFDYDYDTDHLPEQRNGFVFYQSDYSALESAMNRAIDLWYNAPDAFQRLQLQGMDYDYSWHYPAKDYLEIYEMIRHK, from the coding sequence ATGTATATCGTACAAATCGCCTCAGAATGCGCCCCTGTAATTAAAGCAGGAGGTTTAGGCGACGTTGTTTATGGCTTAAGCCGGGAATTAGAGAACCGGGGAAACACCGTTGAACTGATTCTCCCCAAATACGACTGCATGAGATACGACCATATCTGGGGGCTGCATGACGCCTATCGCGATCTGTGGGTGCCTTGGTACGATGGTGAAGTTCACTGCTCGGTCTACTGCGGTTGGGTTCATGGTAGAGTGTGCTTCTTTATTGAACCCCACAGTCAAGACAACTTCTTCAATCGGGGTTGTTATTATGGTTGCGATGACGATACCCTGCGTTTTGCCTTCTTCAGCAAAGCTGCCTTAGAATTCCTCCTCAAAAGCAATAAGCGCCCCGATGTTATCCATTGTCACGACTGGCAAACCGGATTAGTCCCCGTCCTGTTATACGAAATTTACCAGTATCACGGGATGAGTAATCAGCGGGTTTGCTATACCATCCACAACTTTAAGCATCAAGGGATTACAGGTAAGGAAATTCTGACGGCTACAGGGCTGCATCGATCTGAATATTATTTCCAATATCATGTTTTGCGAGATAACTTCAACCCCTTCGCCCTCAACCTGATGAAAGGGGCGATCGTTTACGCTAACTACGTCACCACCGTTTCCCCGCATCACGCCTGGGAAGCGCATCACGGCACCTTTGGCTACGGGTTGGGTCATACCTTACACTTACATCAAAGCAAGTTTAAAGGGGTTCTCAACGGTATTGACTGCGATTTCTGGAACCCAGAAGTTGACCGCTATACCCCCCATCACTTTACAGCTAAAGACTTAGAAGGAAAAGCGAAGAATAAACAGGCGTTGCGCGAACGGCTGTTACTGCGGGAGGGGGATAAACCCTTGCTTGCTTTTATTGGGCGATTGGATGACCAAAAAGGCGTGCATTTAGTCCACCATGCGATTTATCATGCCTTACAAAGAGGGGCACAATTTGTTCTCCTCGGTTCGGCGACAGAACGCAGTATTAACGAGCATTTCTGGCACGAGAAGCAATTCCTCAACGATAACCCTGACGTGCATTTAGAAATTGGGTTTAATGAGGAACTTTCCCACCTGATTTATGCAGGGGCAGATATGATTGTGGTTCCCAGTAACTTTGAACCCTGCGGGCTAACGCAGATGATTGGTTTGAAGTATGGAACCGTGCCTATTGTCCGGGGGGTTGGCGGTTTGGTGAATACAGTGTTTGACTACGACTACGACACCGACCATTTACCGGAACAGCGCAACGGCTTTGTATTCTACCAATCCGATTATTCTGCCCTAGAATCAGCGATGAATCGGGCTATTGACTTATGGTACAACGCGCCGGATGCTTTCCAAAGGCTGCAACTGCAAGGGATGGATTACGATTACTCGTGGCATTATCCCGCGAAGGATTATCTAGAAATTTACGAGATGATTCGCCATAAATAG